The following DNA comes from Candidatus Thiodictyon syntrophicum.
CGCCGCCAGCGCGGCGGATTTGACCCCGAGGTCGAGTTCACCGTCGATGTCCGGCCCGGCCGCCTCAAAGCGCGTGAAGCCGACTTGGGCAACGACTTCGCGCAGTCGATGGACCAGCACGACCCGTTCGATTGACTGGGTCGCCGGGCCTTGCCAGTGCGCCGCAGGCAGGGTGCGGGCGTAGAAATGCCCGCCAGGCTTATCGCTGCCAAGCTCGTCCTTCGCCTCGGTCAAAGCCTCGAATTCGACCTCTTTGACGCTGCGCGGGGAGCCGCTCGCACCATTGCGTATCCGGTCAATCGAGGCCATGACCGCCGCGTCGTCGATCCCCGCGAGCCTGGCCGCCGGGGTGGGCCTCATCCGGACCTTCTGCAGCTCCGCGAGGGTCTCCACATCACTCAGAAAATCGTCCCACAGCGACCGGGCCACCTCGTCCACGGGACTGCGGGTGTCCGGAATCGAGATCACCGACATCAGTTGCGCAAAGTAGGCGTGAGACGCGGTCCGGGTCAGCAAGCGATTCAGTTCGCCGCAGGGCTCGCGGTTCCCGGCGCCGAGCCAGGGCCGATCCCCGTTGCAGTGGCCGAGTGCTTTCAGGTCCCGGCGCGCCGCCTGACTCACGGAGCGGGACTCACCGCAGGCACAGATGATGAAGACCGCGTCCAGGTCACCGCTGGTGCCGCGCTCCTCGATCCAGAGTTCACGGTGACACCCGGCCGTGCCATGCACAAAGGCCGGCCAGTCGATGTCGCCGATGTGCCCCATGATGCAGGCGTGCACGAAGCGTATCGGCACGACGCTCTTGTTCTTGCGGTCGTCGCCCCGGAACCGTCCCCCGTCGAGTGCATTCGCGTGTACGAGGCGACGGCGCCGGTGGCCCGCCGCCGTCAGCTCCGCGTCCTGGACGATGAACCACTCGGGAAAACGCCAGGCGACGATATCCGGGCGGAATCCCTGCGGCCTGTCACTGGCCGGGGGCGGTGCGCGCAGGGTCAGGCCGGACCGGCCCAATTGGTCGGCGAGCTTGGTCAGGAGCCGCGGCTCGTCGATCACGGCCAACTGGCTCGGGTCGTACTGCCAATGATCCAGACCGGCGATCAGGACCGAGGCGTCCGGCAGGTCCACCATGGCGCCCGGTCCGAAGGTCGTGATCACTTGGCTGGCGCGCAGTGTCGGTTTTGTCATGGCCTGTTCCTCCAGGCATCCAGGTTCCTGACCGTGAGTTCCACGCTGGGCTCCACGTCGCGCATCGAGCGATTGGCGCGAAAGCGCTGGCGCACCTCCTGCAGCGTGGGCAGGTCCGGGTCAAGGAGGTCATAGAGTAAACGCGCGGCGCCCGCCATTTCCCATTGCTGGTACTGAAACCTGGTGTTGGTCGCGCGCATGTCCTCGGCGATCCGGCTCCAGGCATCGAGCAGGTCCTCGCAGCCGTGCAGGACCTGGTCGTGCAGTTGTTGGGCCGCGGCTGGCGCTTGGTCGAGATCATGGTCACGGGCGCGCTCGGCAAACCACTCGGCCACCGATTGAAGCGAGGTCCGCCGGCCAAGGATTTGCTCCGCCCCCTGGGGTGGGGTCATCAACGCATCCCCTTGACGGGCCAGCGACACCAGGGCACCCGCCAGGGCGCGGTCCAGGGCCCGCGGCGAAAATGGCGTGACACTGGTGGCCTCCACCGCGCGATAAAAGCCCGCGTGATAGCCAGCGAAGCGCTCGTAATGGGAGCGGTCGCGCGCCTTATGGATATTGAGCAGGGTGACCACCAGCCCGGGGTGGGCGCGATCACGTCCGACGCGACTGGTCGCCTGGATATATTCGGCGCTGGTCTTGGGCTGGCCGAGCACCACCATCAACCCGAGCCGCAGGATATCCAGTCCCACCGAGATCATGTTGGTGGCCAAGGCAACGTCCACGCGCTCCTTCTCCTGGAACGGCAGGGCCAGGCGGCGCTTGGTGGCCGCCACCTCGCCCGTGGAGACGCGCGAAGTCAGTTCCAGCACCTCGTAGGCGATGCTCCGATTCACAAAGAGGCCATCAGCGGGCTCCCGCCGGCGGCGCATCCCATACTGGGACAGGCGGGCCCGTACCTCATCCTCGACGATCCGGCGCGTACCGCCCAACTCGCGCAGACTGTTGAAATAGCCCAGCAGCGTCATGTAGGGATCGGCGGGATTCGGCGTTCCCTTCTTCCCGCCCGCCGCGTCCCACTGACGTTGACCGGCGGACAGCAAGGCGAGCGCACTGCGCAGCAACAGGACCTTGAGGCTGCGTCCCTGGGCGGCGACCCCGACATAGAGCCGCGCCGGGACCTCACGCGCGGGCCTGGTCACGGCAAAGAAGGAGTCGCGGCGGTCCGGTCCCGGCGGCGGAAAGACCTCCACCCGGGGACGACCAAACAGCGCCCGGATCTGGCGCTCGGCCCGGCGGACGGTGGCCGTACTCGCGATGATCTTCGGCCGCACGGACTCGTCATTGATGGTCCAGGTCGCCAGGGCGTCGATCGCCGTCTCATAGAGCCCCGCGATGGTCCCCAACGGCCCTGAGATGAGGTGCAACTCGTCCTGGATGATGAGATCGGGCGGCGGCAGGCGCCCGCCAAAGGGCCTGCCGCCGGGCGCACAGGGACCGTAGAAACCGTCCTGGTCGTAGCGCTCGATGCGCCCGAACAAGGCCCCGGTCTCGCCCGTCCAGGGCAGACTGGCGAACTTGTCGACGGTGGCAATCAGCAGTCCCGGGAGGCGTCGATAGATCGGCTCGTCGACCGCGATGATGGGTAAGCCCCGCTCGGCCGAAAACTCGCACCCGTGGTCGATACAGCGCACCTCGAGGTTGAGCGGCTGGTTGGGGTTGGGCGCCAGACGGAAGGAATCGGGCGCCAGCTCGGCACCGCACCAGGGGCAGTTCTCCAGTGGAATCGGTCGTGAATAACGTTTGGGATCACGCTTGTACCGATTCGTTCGCAGATAAGCGGTCTCTTCCTTGCCGGGGCCGTCGTAGCCTTTCCAGCCCATCCGATTGGGTGTCGCGGCCTTGCCGACCCAGAGTCCGATCTCAAAGGGCCAGGGCCCCAGGCGTTCATCGGCTTCGCGCTCCAGTTCCAGGGCACAGATCAGGGTCGCGGCGCGCCCCATCTGGTCGAGCGTCAGCAGCCGCAGGGTGTAGCGCATCAGCACACTGACCCCGGCGGAACGCAGTCCCGGATGACGCAGCCGCCGCAGCACCAGGATGAATGCCGCCAACCCCAGATAGGCTTCGGTCTTGCCGCCGCCGGTGGGGAAGAACAGCAGGTCCACCACTTCACGATCGCCGTGCGTATGGTCCGCGACGCCGCGCAGGGTGAGCAGGATGTAGGCGAGTTGGAAGGGGTACCAGCGGGGCGCTGGCACCTGGGCGGGGGGTTGGCCACAGGACTGGGCATTGCGTCGCCGCGCCGCCGCCGCCATGGCGCGGTTGGCGATCCGGAAGGCCGTCAAGACCTCGGGATCGGCAAGCAAGCTGATCCCCGCGGCGATACGACTGGCGGCGTGCTCGGCCGCATCCAGCAGCTCTGTTGCCGTGATGGCCTGCCGTTTGGTCAAACCGGTGCACTTCTGACGCTGGACCCCGATCCAGGTCCGATACTGCTCGACCAGGGGCGAGAGCTTGGTGGCGGCATCATTGCCGTCCTGCAGGTCGGCTAGGGTCTCCATCCCCAGTTCGACCAAGGGCAGCGCGGCCGGCTCGACACGCTCGACCTGCGCACTCGGCAACCAGTCGCTCGCCGCCTCACAGCACCGATCACCCTCGGTCAGGGTGGCCTTGGCCGCTACCCCATGCCCGACGGCGTACTCGTAGAGATCGCGATACTGGAGATCGCCGACCCGGGCATCCCATTCCTCGGTCAATTCACCGTTGCCGGACCCGCGCAGATCGGGGCGCGCCACGAAGGGCACCGCCGAGCGCAGTGTGAGACCCGCCTGAAAGGCGAAGGAGCGATAGCCGTGATCCGGATTGGGCAGGCGCTCGTTGACCAGGAACACCGCGACCGAGAGGGTCCCGGCGGGCAGTGACGTCGCTGCGGGAACCGCCCGACTGGTTGCCACCAGCACCAGGCCACGACTGTTCGGAACGGCCAACTTGACGGGGGCCGAGCCGGCAGCCGGTAGCACAAGATCGAGTGTCTGCGTGCATGGCGTACGGCGGTAACCCCGCGGCGACTGCGCCGGTGTCCCCGCGGCAACGGGCGGCTCTTCTGCTTGCTCCTGCGCCTGGGCGTCCGGTTCGGGCGGTGGCTCTTCCGCCGCCCCTTCAAACCCATAATCGCCCCACACCACGACGGCCTCCAGACGGTCGACACCCGGCGCCACCAGCACCGAGAGTCCGAGCGAGGACGGCAGGTAGCTCTTGCCGGCCGCGGCGCGATCCGGCGGCGCACCCTCGTCGGCATCGATGTCTCCGCCGGCATCGAGCTGTTCGGCCTCTTGGAGATCGGTGCGCTGCTCCTCCGGGGCATGGCATGGCACCAGGAAGCCGGTCAGATACCAGCGGGTCGGCGACTCGGGTAACAGCTCGTGAGCGAAGGCGTGGTCGTTGTCGGGGCCGATCAGGTCGAGGCGCAGCGCCTCGACGAGTTGACCGCGAACCTGCGTGGAATCCATCGTGTTCGTCAAGGACCACCCCTCTGAATAAAGGATGAGGGATGAAGGATGAGGGATGAAAGAAGATCCTTCATCTTTCCTTCATCCCTCATCCTTCATCCCTTTTAGTTGTCTTGGCTCGCGTTGCCCTTGGCAGACAAATGCTCCCGGAAATCCATCGTAGGCAAGACAAATGATCCGGCGGTACTGCGGGCCGTCAGCGTAGTGACAAGTTCGCGAATAGCCCCATAAATGAGGCTGGCGCCATTCACGGCGGCGAGGTCGCTGCGCTTTTCCTTATCGATCTTGCGATCGATTTCGATCAGGCCCAGCGCGGTGATGTCGAAGAGGTAAGGCGCGGGCTTGCCCTCCTGGTTGTCGATCGCGATACGAAGCATCACGACGAAGACGCCTGGGTCGCTGTCATCTTCGGCGTTCGGCAGTGCCTCGCTCCCCAACTCGACACGAAAGGTGGTACCGTCGAAGTCGAAGTTCGTCGCGTCGCCGGGAGGCGCGTCGGCCGCTGGTTCAACGGCTTCGACGTGGATGCTCTTGAAGACCAGTTGCCTGAGCTGAATGATGCTGGGACGCATGGCTGTACTCGCTGGATCAGCTCAAGGCTAGATCGAGATCGGGCGCCCCGGAATCGTTGGCGGCCTTCCCGATGGTGTAGCTAAAAGTATCGGCATGCAGCTTCGATTCCCTGGTTCTCATCCAGTCGGGCAGTGCGACGCGGTAAGATAGGCCAGGCGATACCTGATATCGTTCTGCCGCGAGTTCCGAAGCGGCAGGGACTTTGGCATGAGTCAATGGCGGCTCCATCTGGTACTTGGCGGGTAACCCCGCGCGACGCAGCAGCCAATTGGCCGCCTCCGGCACCCTGTCGGCCAGGTGCAGAAGCCTCTCCATACCCTCGGACGGCGCCACGTCACCGTGCTCGTATTTAGAAAAAGCACTAGGCCCACCGCCAAAGACGCGCGCTGCCTGTGCCTGAGTGATACCCAATTCCTTGCGAATACGCAGAATGTCAGGCGGGCTCAGGCGCTCCGCTTGGTCACGCTCAACGGTGGCCTGGTAACGGGCTTCGATGATCGTCCGCTTGTTCTGGCGCGACTGCTCGGGCGCTACGATGTACTCGCCGCAGTGATCGCAGAGCGAATGCACAAGTCCGCGGATGGTAAAGCCGTAACCGTCGATCTCGTCCTGGCGGTCATGGGTGTGTTCGATAAGCTGACCTTCGTCGCACATCGGACACAGGCTCGGATGCTGGTTCATGGCAGTCTCATGATGATAGATGGCAGCTCATCACCCAAACGGTCATACGAGGATCGTCATGGCGAAAGCCGAATTTGAGGTAATATTGCGGGTGCCGCCAAGGGACGCTGCGACACGCCTCGATATGATCGTAATGTAACGCATAGACATCCGCATCGATCACTTTGCGGCTACGCCCCTCGCACCACTCGGAGTTCCGGTAATCTTTCGGACACAAGGCGGCGATGAGATTTACGATATCGTCAGTATCCCACTCCAATGCCTCGACCTTCTTCTCGCAACGGTCACTGGCCAGAAAAATAGGGCCGCGTTGCGCCAGATGCTGCACCGTTGTCAGATCATAAATCGGCCCCCCCGGAATCCTGCGTGCACGCTCACCCTCGGGTAGAGGGTCTGGGGGCAGGGCAATCGCATCACGCTACACTAATATTCGGAGAATCTGATACACGTGTTTTTGGCTTGGCATCCGGTGCTTCAAAAAGCAGCTTCGTCAAGTAGCGTTCATCCCAACCGGCCTTCAAGCGTTTGTTCTTGATGCCGAGCTTGGTGTTGTCGTTCTTCAGCCGCGTCAGCGCGATGTGGCGCAGTACGGCCAGGTTCTCGCGGGCGCCCGGTTCGCGCACGCGGCAGTCATCCTCGCGGAAGGCCACATCGAGACTCCAATGCAGATCGTTCTCCACGCCCCAGTGATCACGCACGGCACGGGCGAAGCGGGCCACGTCGGTGGCGATACTGCCGATGTAGAAGCGAGTTTCGCGGGTGATCTTGCCAGCGACTTCGCGCTGCGACTCGACCATGCCGATCATGTTCATGCCCTTCCACAGGGCGCTGCGCGGTACGCCGGAGAGATCACCCAAGGTCCGGTAGCGGCGGGTCTCCACCCGTCCATGGCCATGCTCGTGGGTTTCGTGCATCTGCGTGTCGACCCCCGCGTAATCCCGCGCGTCGGCATCGATAAACGCCTCCTCGACTTCGGTGGCCAGCGTGCCCTGGTTGCCCTTGAGCGCCAGCACGTAGTCGGCCCCCTGCTCGATGATCTGCTCGGCGATCTTGGTCTGACAGCCCATTGCATCAATGGTGACGATGCAGCCTTGGAGACGCAGCAACGCCAGCAACTGCGGGATCGCCGTGATCTCGTTGGACTTCGCGTCGGTGGCGACTTGCCCAAGGACGACGCGGTTGGCCGTCGCCCACGCGCTGACCACGTGCAGCGCGGCCAGACCCTTGGCCCGATCGTGGGAGCGGCGCAGCGTCTTGCCGTCGATGGCGATGATCTCGCCGGGGATCACTTCACGAATCGACGCCACCCAAGCGCGAAAGCACGTCTCGAATGCTTCCGGCGCCAGCAACCCGAACACCCGCCCGAACGTGTCGTGGGCCGGGATGCCCTTGGGCAACTCCAGAAACTGCGCAAACCACGGCCGTTTCGTGCGTCCGAACTGCGCGATGGCCACCCAGCCGTCCGCGCCGCAGAGCGTTGCCGCAATGGCGATGACGATCATGTCGATCAGGTTGTGGTGGCGCTTGATCGGGCAGCGCGGGTCTTCCAGCGCGGAAAAATGCCCGGCCAGCGACCGATCCAGGGTTGTTTCGCACATCGTCGCCACTCCACAAGACAGAAAAGTCAGTGGATTGTCACGTGATCCTCGTGTTTCGTCTAACAGTAATTGCTAATTATCTGATGCGATTGCCCTGGGTCTGGGGGCGGTGTCCACGGGCGCTTTCTAAGAGTATCTACCATTTTGGTAAGTTCTGCCAGTGTTGGTCGTTCTCAAGGCACGCGCGAGTTGAGATATCGCTGCAGAAACCGAGCATTCCGAGGAGATGCGCAGGTCGGCATGGTTTACAGGGTATCGTCTGCCTCGTCCCAGGGAATCCCCAGATATAGTTTCATGTTGCCACATGGGGCACGATATATTGTTTGGGGTTGGGAGCTATCATCCAGTATCCCCCAGTCCGAGTCAGTCGAACAAATCTAAAGTCCCTGCTCCGCGCGCCTTGCGGCGCGGACCGGCCTTACCAGCCGCGCCTTTCCCAGCCGACGCCGCGACGAGTCCGGCCTGTTCTTCTTCGGCGGCCCGCTCGGCGTTGAGGGCCAGCAGGCGGGCGAGGACCTCGTCGCGGATCGCGTCGGGCCAGCGCAGGCGCCAAGGCTTCTTGCGGCCATTCCCGCCTCGCCCACCGGACGCCGGGCCAGCGGTCTCCGCGTCGTCCTCGTCTTCCCACTCCAAGAAGAAGTCGCAGTCGGTGGGGATGTCGGTCCAGCCGTAGGCGTCGAGTACGGCGCGGTCCATGGCGGCGTGCAACTCGCGCAGCCGCTGGATGTCGGGCGAGGACTCGTCGGGGTCGTGGAAGCGGTTGTAGGTCTTGGTCAGGCCCTCGTTGTTGCGGACCATCAGGTCGGCAAGGAAAGTGTCATAGGCGCGGCCGACAGACTCCAGGGCAGGGTCGACGTCTTAACAGTCCGGGAAGGGGAAGGTTTCAAAGCAGTCGGATGGGCGATAACCCTGGCGATCTTCCAGCGTAGACGATGTAAACTTCATCCATACTTCTTGAACACTTGATTGCATTACGGCAAAACCAGCTGGAGTTTCAAGCGTAATCACAACCAGGTTCTCACTGTATACAAACACCGGGGATGACCATGATAGGGCAAAGTGTTTACTTGTCCGTGCAATGATCAGCACCCGCTCCAGTGCGCGAAGAGCTGTAACAAGTCCAGGACGCTTCTCGGCGTATTGCCACCATCGCTCACGTAGTGCTTTGCGATTTTGTGCATCACGCTCTGGTTTCACCTTCCGCTCCACGATATCAAGTAAGTCTGGCCAATCCATTGCCACCGGTCCAGGATAATCCGCTGGCACGATGCCCATGCATAGCCATTTCTTACGCCGTGACTCATCTGCCCCTGTCCAGGTTTCTCCCAAGTCATCTCGCCGCAGAGGAAAATCTTCAAAGTTGACCACGTAGCGATGATGGGCATGAGTGGGCGATTCATTGACCTCATCACCGCCAATATATGGAAATATCCGCTCGGAATTCCGAGGGTCGTGTTGGATCAAACGATACATCTCGGCAATGGGTGACGCGACACTCTTGGTGTCGGTGTCATCAAAAGTAAAACCCATGCCAAGCACGATGCTACCCTGGAAGCTCTTATTGGCATTTGCCTCAAGCCGCTTTGGGTCTTCATCGCTTCCCGCGTGGAATAGGTAGGCCGTGATCGTCGGGACCTGCTTGCCGTCCAGTTCAACATCCTCGCTCCAGGCCCCGCGAATACCATTGATGACACTGACGATCACGGCCGCCTCGCCCGGCCACTTGTAGCGCTTGCGCGCCCAGTAAATGCTACCGCCGTGCGTGCGAATCCAGCGCAGCCCGGTGGACCTGGTGTCGCCCTGCCCTATGGTGTTGGTGGCAATGAGTCCGAAACAGCCATCCGGGCGTAGGAGGTCGAAGGCCCGGCGGAAGAAGTGGGCGACAAGGTCGGCATTGCCGTGAGACTCCGGGTGCAGGACCTTGAGCCAGTCGAGGTAGCCGTCGCGGGTGCCTTGGATCAGGGTGTTCTTGCCGGCGAATGGCGGGTTTCCGAGGATGGCGTCGAACCCTTTGCCATCACGCTGAAAGACCTCCGGAAACTCGATCTCCCAGTGAAACGGCACCAGCGGCTTGGCCCCGCCGCGCAGGTCCAGCGCCGGCGCATCCGGCAGGTTCATCAGGTTCCCGGCTTGGAGCTTGTGGGTCAGTTCGGCCCGCAGGGCGTCGCGCTTGAGGTCGCGCGCCTTGTCCTTGTCCGCCCCGAAGAAGGCGGCGATGACGAGATCCCCGACCAGCCGCACCAGTTCCAACGCCTCATCGGCGGTCGCGAGCTTCTGCGCCTTGAGCCGGGGGTCCAGGTCATCGCCGGCCTCCAGGATCTCGCGCCGGACCGCGGTCTCGGCCTTCAGGCGCCGGCCGATGATCTCCTGCCCGAAGGTCGGATGCGGCTCGGGCTTCCAGTGGAAGTCCTCGATCTGACGGCGGCTGAGACCCACCAGCGAGTCACCGGCACGGATGCTGTGATCGAGGAAGGTAAATGGGTGGTCCCGGGCCAGGGTCGCGAGCCACAGCGAGAGCTTGGCCAGGTCCGCGGCCATCGGGTTCTTGTCCACGCCGTAAAGGCAGCGCTGGGCGACCAGTCGGCGGGCGAGCAGGACCTCGTCCTCGTCCAGGGGGATCGGGGGCAACTGGTCGTGGGTGTGCCAGGCCGTGACCAGGGCATCACCCAGGGCGCGGCAGGCGGCCACCAGGAAGGCGCCGGAGCCGACTGCCAGGTCGCAGACCTTGAGGTTCAGGATCTGGTCCGGGGTGGGGCCAAGGTCTGAACCAGCGCCGAGCTGGGCGAGCACCGGCGCCAGGGTGCGCAGAACGATGGGCTCGGTGAGCGTTTGCGGGGTGTAATGGGACCCGCTCTTGCGGCGCTCGTCGGAGGGTTGCAAGACCATCGCGCCCTTGGCGACCAGGCTCGGCGTGGCACCCCGGTGGATGCGCCGCTCCAAAGCGGCGAGCAGGTCATCAAGGTTAGCGGCCTCTTTCAGCGCCTTGGCGGCCTTGGCGTCGAGCTTCTGATCGGCCGCCTCATTGAGCCATTTGGCGCGGTTGGCCGGCTTCTGCGCGAGCAGGTCGGTCAGGTTCACCGCCGGCGGGGCACCGTGCTTTTTTGGCGGCTTGAGCGCGATGGTAGGACCGCCGGCGACCTCCAGTCGGAAGCCCATGATGGTTTCGTAGACGCTGCCGATCTGCTCCACAGCCAGGGTGCGGTAGGAGAGGCGTTCACCGCCGAGCATCAAGAGCCGGTCGAGCACGCGCCAGATTACGCCATCGGCGACGAGTGGGATGGCGCCTGCCCCTCCTTCGAGGAAGGGGAAGCGTTTTGGGTCGAAGAGGTAGCCCTGGCGCGCCGGGATCTGGAGTTGGGGGTGGTGGCAGCCGCCGTGGACGGCGCGGAACAGGGCGAGCAACCGGGACCAGGCGCCATAGCGATGATCCATGGTGTCAGGGTAGTTCTGGGCGTCGGTGCGAAGCTTCTCGAACAGGCCATGCACCGAATAGTGCTGCACATAGAGCGGTGAGCCGGGCATCAGGCCGCGGTCCTCGGCGTAGAGCAGGAACACCAGACGCAGCAGGACGTTGAGCAAGCCGGCGTAGACGCTGTTGGGGTCGCGGGCGAGCACGTCCTTGAGTAGTTCGCCGTAGGCGCGCTCGTCGGCGGCCTGGAAGCCGCGCAACAGGTCGTAGAGTGCCTCCAGCACCTGACCGGAGAGCCGGGTCGACACCAGGCTCTGGTAGTCGCGGCTTTTGGCGAGCACCGCCGGCAGACGTTCAAACGCCGGTCCGGCCAGCAGCCGGGAACGCTTGAGCAGCATGTGGCAGGCGCCCACGATTGGGCGCCCGGCGATCTCAGTCATGGCGGCGACCGGGAAGGTCAGGCTGCCGGCGTTCTCACCGCGCGGGGCATACATGAGCCGCAGTTGGGTACCGTTGGCAAGCAGGCCGATGGGCACCTGGGTCTCGCGTAACAGACGCTCGAAGCGCCGCGCCGGTGAGGCCGACCAGCCGCGGGAGGCGTGGGTGACGGTGGCGTCGAGATCGGTCCCGAGGGGCAGCGACTGGATCAGGAGGAGCCAGGGCCGCGCGGGGTCCGTCGGTTTGGCATCGGCCAGGGCGGCAGTGGGTTCCAGGACTTCGCCGAATTCGCGTAGCGGAACCGAGAGGCTCTCCGGTAACGGACGGGCGGGGTCAAGGCCATACACCAGGGTATCCAGGGTCCCGTCAAAGTCCGGGGGCTTGACGTAGCGGCGGGGGCCTCGGGCGATGCGAAGCGCGCGGGTGACGGTCGGGCGGTAGATCTGGCGAAGACGATCGCGGGGTTGGGCGAGGCGCGCGAAGGGGAAGTGCGCGGGCGCAGGCGAGCGCCAGCCTCCGCCGGAGCGGCCGTGCGTCAGCGTCAGCGGCGTCGGGTGTCAGACGCCGATGGCGGCCAGGGCCCGGCGCGGTTGGTGAGCGAAGGCGCGCAGGGCGCTGGCGATATTGGTAAAGCCGTGCAGACGAGCCAAGGCGATGGCGAAGTTGCGCAGGCTGGCCATGATGGCCGGTCCGTGGCCGACGCGCACGCGCGAG
Coding sequences within:
- a CDS encoding type II toxin-antitoxin system MqsA family antitoxin; this translates as MNQHPSLCPMCDEGQLIEHTHDRQDEIDGYGFTIRGLVHSLCDHCGEYIVAPEQSRQNKRTIIEARYQATVERDQAERLSPPDILRIRKELGITQAQAARVFGGGPSAFSKYEHGDVAPSEGMERLLHLADRVPEAANWLLRRAGLPAKYQMEPPLTHAKVPAASELAAERYQVSPGLSYRVALPDWMRTRESKLHADTFSYTIGKAANDSGAPDLDLALS
- a CDS encoding Eco57I restriction-modification methylase domain-containing protein, with amino-acid sequence MYGLDPARPLPESLSVPLREFGEVLEPTAALADAKPTDPARPWLLLIQSLPLGTDLDATVTHASRGWSASPARRFERLLRETQVPIGLLANGTQLRLMYAPRGENAGSLTFPVAAMTEIAGRPIVGACHMLLKRSRLLAGPAFERLPAVLAKSRDYQSLVSTRLSGQVLEALYDLLRGFQAADERAYGELLKDVLARDPNSVYAGLLNVLLRLVFLLYAEDRGLMPGSPLYVQHYSVHGLFEKLRTDAQNYPDTMDHRYGAWSRLLALFRAVHGGCHHPQLQIPARQGYLFDPKRFPFLEGGAGAIPLVADGVIWRVLDRLLMLGGERLSYRTLAVEQIGSVYETIMGFRLEVAGGPTIALKPPKKHGAPPAVNLTDLLAQKPANRAKWLNEAADQKLDAKAAKALKEAANLDDLLAALERRIHRGATPSLVAKGAMVLQPSDERRKSGSHYTPQTLTEPIVLRTLAPVLAQLGAGSDLGPTPDQILNLKVCDLAVGSGAFLVAACRALGDALVTAWHTHDQLPPIPLDEDEVLLARRLVAQRCLYGVDKNPMAADLAKLSLWLATLARDHPFTFLDHSIRAGDSLVGLSRRQIEDFHWKPEPHPTFGQEIIGRRLKAETAVRREILEAGDDLDPRLKAQKLATADEALELVRLVGDLVIAAFFGADKDKARDLKRDALRAELTHKLQAGNLMNLPDAPALDLRGGAKPLVPFHWEIEFPEVFQRDGKGFDAILGNPPFAGKNTLIQGTRDGYLDWLKVLHPESHGNADLVAHFFRRAFDLLRPDGCFGLIATNTIGQGDTRSTGLRWIRTHGGSIYWARKRYKWPGEAAVIVSVINGIRGAWSEDVELDGKQVPTITAYLFHAGSDEDPKRLEANANKSFQGSIVLGMGFTFDDTDTKSVASPIAEMYRLIQHDPRNSERIFPYIGGDEVNESPTHAHHRYVVNFEDFPLRRDDLGETWTGADESRRKKWLCMGIVPADYPGPVAMDWPDLLDIVERKVKPERDAQNRKALRERWWQYAEKRPGLVTALRALERVLIIARTSKHFALSWSSPVFVYSENLVVITLETPAGFAVMQSSVQEVWMKFTSSTLEDRQGYRPSDCFETFPFPDC
- a CDS encoding protein-export chaperone SecB, which gives rise to MRPSIIQLRQLVFKSIHVEAVEPAADAPPGDATNFDFDGTTFRVELGSEALPNAEDDSDPGVFVVMLRIAIDNQEGKPAPYLFDITALGLIEIDRKIDKEKRSDLAAVNGASLIYGAIRELVTTLTARSTAGSFVLPTMDFREHLSAKGNASQDN
- the drmB gene encoding DUF1998 domain-containing protein translates to MTKPTLRASQVITTFGPGAMVDLPDASVLIAGLDHWQYDPSQLAVIDEPRLLTKLADQLGRSGLTLRAPPPASDRPQGFRPDIVAWRFPEWFIVQDAELTAAGHRRRRLVHANALDGGRFRGDDRKNKSVVPIRFVHACIMGHIGDIDWPAFVHGTAGCHRELWIEERGTSGDLDAVFIICACGESRSVSQAARRDLKALGHCNGDRPWLGAGNREPCGELNRLLTRTASHAYFAQLMSVISIPDTRSPVDEVARSLWDDFLSDVETLAELQKVRMRPTPAARLAGIDDAAVMASIDRIRNGASGSPRSVKEVEFEALTEAKDELGSDKPGGHFYARTLPAAHWQGPATQSIERVVLVHRLREVVAQVGFTRFEAAGPDIDGELDLGVKSAALAADASWLPAVENHGEGIFLQFKAELIDTWLKRQAVIDRGTVLQAGFALWKRDHEQSNREFPGLPYILLHSLSHLLLTAVSLECGYPASSLRERVYARPGRYGILIYTGSPDAEGILGGLVQAGRDTPRHLRRAIELAALCSNDPVCAYHHPALHDHQPLNGAACHGCLLIAETSCEQRNEFLDRALVTATVGALGAEFFGS
- a CDS encoding ISAs1 family transposase → MCETTLDRSLAGHFSALEDPRCPIKRHHNLIDMIVIAIAATLCGADGWVAIAQFGRTKRPWFAQFLELPKGIPAHDTFGRVFGLLAPEAFETCFRAWVASIREVIPGEIIAIDGKTLRRSHDRAKGLAALHVVSAWATANRVVLGQVATDAKSNEITAIPQLLALLRLQGCIVTIDAMGCQTKIAEQIIEQGADYVLALKGNQGTLATEVEEAFIDADARDYAGVDTQMHETHEHGHGRVETRRYRTLGDLSGVPRSALWKGMNMIGMVESQREVAGKITRETRFYIGSIATDVARFARAVRDHWGVENDLHWSLDVAFREDDCRVREPGARENLAVLRHIALTRLKNDNTKLGIKNKRLKAGWDERYLTKLLFEAPDAKPKTRVSDSPNISVA
- the drmA gene encoding DISARM system helicase DrmA — protein: MDSTQVRGQLVEALRLDLIGPDNDHAFAHELLPESPTRWYLTGFLVPCHAPEEQRTDLQEAEQLDAGGDIDADEGAPPDRAAAGKSYLPSSLGLSVLVAPGVDRLEAVVVWGDYGFEGAAEEPPPEPDAQAQEQAEEPPVAAGTPAQSPRGYRRTPCTQTLDLVLPAAGSAPVKLAVPNSRGLVLVATSRAVPAATSLPAGTLSVAVFLVNERLPNPDHGYRSFAFQAGLTLRSAVPFVARPDLRGSGNGELTEEWDARVGDLQYRDLYEYAVGHGVAAKATLTEGDRCCEAASDWLPSAQVERVEPAALPLVELGMETLADLQDGNDAATKLSPLVEQYRTWIGVQRQKCTGLTKRQAITATELLDAAEHAASRIAAGISLLADPEVLTAFRIANRAMAAAARRRNAQSCGQPPAQVPAPRWYPFQLAYILLTLRGVADHTHGDREVVDLLFFPTGGGKTEAYLGLAAFILVLRRLRHPGLRSAGVSVLMRYTLRLLTLDQMGRAATLICALELEREADERLGPWPFEIGLWVGKAATPNRMGWKGYDGPGKEETAYLRTNRYKRDPKRYSRPIPLENCPWCGAELAPDSFRLAPNPNQPLNLEVRCIDHGCEFSAERGLPIIAVDEPIYRRLPGLLIATVDKFASLPWTGETGALFGRIERYDQDGFYGPCAPGGRPFGGRLPPPDLIIQDELHLISGPLGTIAGLYETAIDALATWTINDESVRPKIIASTATVRRAERQIRALFGRPRVEVFPPPGPDRRDSFFAVTRPAREVPARLYVGVAAQGRSLKVLLLRSALALLSAGQRQWDAAGGKKGTPNPADPYMTLLGYFNSLRELGGTRRIVEDEVRARLSQYGMRRRREPADGLFVNRSIAYEVLELTSRVSTGEVAATKRRLALPFQEKERVDVALATNMISVGLDILRLGLMVVLGQPKTSAEYIQATSRVGRDRAHPGLVVTLLNIHKARDRSHYERFAGYHAGFYRAVEATSVTPFSPRALDRALAGALVSLARQGDALMTPPQGAEQILGRRTSLQSVAEWFAERARDHDLDQAPAAAQQLHDQVLHGCEDLLDAWSRIAEDMRATNTRFQYQQWEMAGAARLLYDLLDPDLPTLQEVRQRFRANRSMRDVEPSVELTVRNLDAWRNRP